One window from the genome of Calonectris borealis chromosome 24, bCalBor7.hap1.2, whole genome shotgun sequence encodes:
- the CFAP68 gene encoding LOW QUALITY PROTEIN: cilia- and flagella-associated protein 68 (The sequence of the model RefSeq protein was modified relative to this genomic sequence to represent the inferred CDS: substituted 1 base at 1 genomic stop codon) yields MSAASTGAGARGPPALPHDVSAGQRAADHVQDLYNSLHGSFMHATGHGELWMDXDSTSKFSQYGWRCTTNEDHYSAKTLMGNWNEERYDIQRIVQPKPLSSQDLNENLIGF; encoded by the exons ATGTCCGCAGCCAGCACGGGGGCCGGCGCTCGCGGGCCGCCGGCGCTCCCTCATGACGTTTCTGCCGGCCAGCGGGCCGCTG ATCATGTCCAAGATCTGTACAACTCCCTCCATGGTTCCTTCATGCATGCTACTGGCCATGGGGAACTGTGGATGGACTGAGACAGCACTTCTAAGTTTTCCCAGTATGGCTGGAGGTGCACCACCAATGAAGATCATTACTCAGCAAAAACCCTTATGGGGAACTGGAATGAAGAGCGATACGATATCCAGAGAATTGTGCAGCCCAAGCCACTTAGTTCCCAG GATTTGAATGAGAACCTCATTGGTTTCTGA
- the FDXACB1 gene encoding ferredoxin-fold anticodon-binding domain-containing protein 1 isoform X3: MEPVRCVLLLGEGNFSFAASLCGAAGTHVVATCYESEEEVSGRGRAAESIRRLRERGAEVVFSVDCTKLKDYFLPEKREFDCIYFNFPHCGRKAGVVKNRELLARFFHSSAEVLTEEGEVHVALCNGQGGTPADQPRREWHNSWQIVAVAAGAGFILSNVHPFKAETIHGYKCTGYRSQDKSFCVEGALNHIFTRSTPLLYFKPMTCKIELESQKVSFQVPQVLVDKINRGFLELNSNHPVRTVKEKLTAELSQAFPLQNIDDCLSLLHQGHLNGVCHSNIFWIILSPEETPSTEEVSNGLANAVLFSHVDFCRDTYKNGWVNVQEGCHISKQYYLRPSLLPYAQAIIQRGAFLPGTLHVLSGPVFRKCLITPYSMPVFHEMVFVCAVNRGTENSCIQMLVNNIKTSIHSLHQTVSGFKLNINLQEAMSFEKTELNDFAAFEFQLVEQTAEASIAWHCEARASEKRSGGSPGDGGGGKRKALWAKGPPCHRSCGHTKASPAPLVPWLALS, encoded by the exons ATGGAGCCGGTGCGCTGCGTCCTGCTGCTCGGGGAGGGCAACTTCTCCTTCGCGGCCTCCCTGTGCGGGGCCGCGGGGACCCACGTCGTGGCCACTTGCTACGAGAGCGAAGAGGAGGTGTCCGGGCGGGGGCGAGCCGCGGAGAGCATCCGGCGGCTGCGGGAGAGAG GAGCTGAAGTTGTGTTTTCTGTGGACTGCACCAAGCTGAAGGACTATTTTTTACcagaaaaaagagaatttgaTTGCATTTATTTCAACTTCCCTCACTGTGGGAGAAAGGCTGGGGTAGTGAAGAATAGAGAGCTGCTTGCCCGCTTTTTCCATAG CTCCGCAGAAGTGTTGACAGAGGAGGGAGAGGTCCATGTGGCTCTTTGCAATGGACAGGGTGGGACACCTGCTGATCAACCAAGGAGAGAATGGCACAACAGTTGGCAAATAGTGGCtgtggcagcaggagctggattTATCTTGAGTAACGTTCATCCTTTTAAAGCAGAGACTATCCATGGATATAAGTGTACAGGCTACAG GAGTCAAGATAAATCTTTCTGTGTAGAGGGTGCTTTAAACCACATTTTCACACGAAGCACGCCACTTCTGTATTTCAAACCTATGACCTGCAAGATAGAACTGGAAAGCcaaaaagtttcttttcaagtACCACAAGTACTTGTGGATAAAATTAATAG ggGTTTCCTAGAACTAAATTCAAATCATCCAGTACGGACAGTAAAGGAGAAGCTCACTGCAGAGCTCAGCCAAGCCTTTCCGTTACAAAACATTGATGACTGCCTTTCTTTGCTCCACCAAGGTCACCTCAATGGTGTCTGTCACTCAAATATCTTTTGGATCATTCTGAGCCCAGAGGAGACTCCAAGCACTGAAGAAGTGTCTAATGGACTGgcaaatgcagttttattttcccATGTTGATTTTTGCAGGGACACATATAAGAATGGCTGGGTGAATGTACAGGAGGGATGCCACATTTCAAAACAGTATTATCTTAGACCTTCCCTTCTACCTTATGCTCAGGCAATAATACAAAGAGGAGCCTTTCTCCCGGGGACACTTCATGTTCTTTCTGGCCCAGTTTTCAGGAAGTGTCTTATCACTCCTTACTCCATGCCTGTTTTTCATGAGATGGTTTTTGTATGTGCAGTTAACAGGGGTACAGAGAACAGCTGTATCCAGATGTTGGTGAATAACATTAAAACCAGCATACATTCTCTTCACCAGACTGTTTCCGGCTTTAAACTGAATATCAATCTGCAGGAAGCAATGAGCTTTGAAAAAACTGAGCTAAATGACTTTGCTGCTTTTGAATTTCAG ctGGTGGAGCAGACAGCGGAGGCATCCATCGCGTGGCACTGCGAGGCAAGAGCGAGCGAGAAGAGGAGCGGAGGAAGCCCGGGGGACGGcggtggaggaaagagaaaggcacTCTGGGCAAAGGGACCTCCCTGTCACCGGAGCTGTGGTCACACAAAGGCGTCACCTGCACCTTTGGTGCCCTGGCTGGCTTTGAGCTGA
- the FDXACB1 gene encoding ferredoxin-fold anticodon-binding domain-containing protein 1 isoform X4, with amino-acid sequence MEPVRCVLLLGEGNFSFAASLCGAAGTHVVATCYESEEEVSGRGRAAESIRRLRERGAEVVFSVDCTKLKDYFLPEKREFDCIYFNFPHCGRKAGVVKNRELLARFFHRGFLELNSNHPVRTVKEKLTAELSQAFPLQNIDDCLSLLHQGHLNGVCHSNIFWIILSPEETPSTEEVSNGLANAVLFSHVDFCRDTYKNGWVNVQEGCHISKQYYLRPSLLPYAQAIIQRGAFLPGTLHVLSGPVFRKCLITPYSMPVFHEMVFVCAVNRGTENSCIQMLVNNIKTSIHSLHQTVSGFKLNINLQEAMSFEKTELNDFAAFEFQVSKIQYFICVEIDNSGSCEKGSCVGIIRTAHYELVSSDLVVVFASLNLDLLAMLICGISDWRMLWTSDTRFLCQFPRGELRLFKSFSLYPPSYVHDVSFWVPDGEQFDEVAFHTIARQVSGEMVVSIQLIDSFQQSETGRKSLCYRLTFQSCDKALSRQAVAEMQLLFRKEINQCLRVTLR; translated from the exons ATGGAGCCGGTGCGCTGCGTCCTGCTGCTCGGGGAGGGCAACTTCTCCTTCGCGGCCTCCCTGTGCGGGGCCGCGGGGACCCACGTCGTGGCCACTTGCTACGAGAGCGAAGAGGAGGTGTCCGGGCGGGGGCGAGCCGCGGAGAGCATCCGGCGGCTGCGGGAGAGAG GAGCTGAAGTTGTGTTTTCTGTGGACTGCACCAAGCTGAAGGACTATTTTTTACcagaaaaaagagaatttgaTTGCATTTATTTCAACTTCCCTCACTGTGGGAGAAAGGCTGGGGTAGTGAAGAATAGAGAGCTGCTTGCCCGCTTTTTCCATAG ggGTTTCCTAGAACTAAATTCAAATCATCCAGTACGGACAGTAAAGGAGAAGCTCACTGCAGAGCTCAGCCAAGCCTTTCCGTTACAAAACATTGATGACTGCCTTTCTTTGCTCCACCAAGGTCACCTCAATGGTGTCTGTCACTCAAATATCTTTTGGATCATTCTGAGCCCAGAGGAGACTCCAAGCACTGAAGAAGTGTCTAATGGACTGgcaaatgcagttttattttcccATGTTGATTTTTGCAGGGACACATATAAGAATGGCTGGGTGAATGTACAGGAGGGATGCCACATTTCAAAACAGTATTATCTTAGACCTTCCCTTCTACCTTATGCTCAGGCAATAATACAAAGAGGAGCCTTTCTCCCGGGGACACTTCATGTTCTTTCTGGCCCAGTTTTCAGGAAGTGTCTTATCACTCCTTACTCCATGCCTGTTTTTCATGAGATGGTTTTTGTATGTGCAGTTAACAGGGGTACAGAGAACAGCTGTATCCAGATGTTGGTGAATAACATTAAAACCAGCATACATTCTCTTCACCAGACTGTTTCCGGCTTTAAACTGAATATCAATCTGCAGGAAGCAATGAGCTTTGAAAAAACTGAGCTAAATGACTTTGCTGCTTTTGAATTTCAGGTTAGTAAAATTCAGTACTTCATCTGTGTGGAGATAGATAATTCAGGCTCCTGTGAGAAGGGCTCCTGTGTGGGAATTATAAGGACAGCTCATTATGAACTAGTAAGCAGTGACTTGGTTGTTGTCTTTGCTTCATTGAATCTTGACCTCCTAGCCATGCTGATCTGTGGAATATCTGACTGGCGAATGCTCTGGACATCAGACACACGGTTCCTCTGTCAATTTCCTAGAGGAGAGTTAAGGCTTTTCAAGAGTTTTTCTCTCTATCCACCTTCCTATGTTCATGATGTCAGCTTTTGGGTTCCTGATGGGGAACAATTTGATGAAGTTGCTTTTCACACCATTGCTAGGCAGGTGTCAGGTGAAATGGTTGTATCCATCCAGTTAATCGACAGTTTCCAGCAGTCAGAGACCGGACGGAAGAGCCTCTGCTACAGGCTGACCTTTCAGTCCTGTGACAAGGCACTGAGCCGCCAGGCGGTGGCAGAGATGCAGCTGCTCTTTCGGAAGGAAATAAACCAATGCTTGCGTGTTACTCTTCGGTAG
- the FDXACB1 gene encoding ferredoxin-fold anticodon-binding domain-containing protein 1 isoform X1: MEPVRCVLLLGEGNFSFAASLCGAAGTHVVATCYESEEEVSGRGRAAESIRRLRERGAEVVFSVDCTKLKDYFLPEKREFDCIYFNFPHCGRKAGVVKNRELLARFFHSSAEVLTEEGEVHVALCNGQGGTPADQPRREWHNSWQIVAVAAGAGFILSNVHPFKAETIHGYKCTGYRSQDKSFCVEGALNHIFTRSTPLLYFKPMTCKIELESQKVSFQVPQVLVDKINRGFLELNSNHPVRTVKEKLTAELSQAFPLQNIDDCLSLLHQGHLNGVCHSNIFWIILSPEETPSTEEVSNGLANAVLFSHVDFCRDTYKNGWVNVQEGCHISKQYYLRPSLLPYAQAIIQRGAFLPGTLHVLSGPVFRKCLITPYSMPVFHEMVFVCAVNRGTENSCIQMLVNNIKTSIHSLHQTVSGFKLNINLQEAMSFEKTELNDFAAFEFQVSKIQYFICVEIDNSGSCEKGSCVGIIRTAHYELVSSDLVVVFASLNLDLLAMLICGISDWRMLWTSDTRFLCQFPRGELRLFKSFSLYPPSYVHDVSFWVPDGEQFDEVAFHTIARQVSGEMVVSIQLIDSFQQSETGRKSLCYRLTFQSCDKALSRQAVAEMQLLFRKEINQCLRVTLR, translated from the exons ATGGAGCCGGTGCGCTGCGTCCTGCTGCTCGGGGAGGGCAACTTCTCCTTCGCGGCCTCCCTGTGCGGGGCCGCGGGGACCCACGTCGTGGCCACTTGCTACGAGAGCGAAGAGGAGGTGTCCGGGCGGGGGCGAGCCGCGGAGAGCATCCGGCGGCTGCGGGAGAGAG GAGCTGAAGTTGTGTTTTCTGTGGACTGCACCAAGCTGAAGGACTATTTTTTACcagaaaaaagagaatttgaTTGCATTTATTTCAACTTCCCTCACTGTGGGAGAAAGGCTGGGGTAGTGAAGAATAGAGAGCTGCTTGCCCGCTTTTTCCATAG CTCCGCAGAAGTGTTGACAGAGGAGGGAGAGGTCCATGTGGCTCTTTGCAATGGACAGGGTGGGACACCTGCTGATCAACCAAGGAGAGAATGGCACAACAGTTGGCAAATAGTGGCtgtggcagcaggagctggattTATCTTGAGTAACGTTCATCCTTTTAAAGCAGAGACTATCCATGGATATAAGTGTACAGGCTACAG GAGTCAAGATAAATCTTTCTGTGTAGAGGGTGCTTTAAACCACATTTTCACACGAAGCACGCCACTTCTGTATTTCAAACCTATGACCTGCAAGATAGAACTGGAAAGCcaaaaagtttcttttcaagtACCACAAGTACTTGTGGATAAAATTAATAG ggGTTTCCTAGAACTAAATTCAAATCATCCAGTACGGACAGTAAAGGAGAAGCTCACTGCAGAGCTCAGCCAAGCCTTTCCGTTACAAAACATTGATGACTGCCTTTCTTTGCTCCACCAAGGTCACCTCAATGGTGTCTGTCACTCAAATATCTTTTGGATCATTCTGAGCCCAGAGGAGACTCCAAGCACTGAAGAAGTGTCTAATGGACTGgcaaatgcagttttattttcccATGTTGATTTTTGCAGGGACACATATAAGAATGGCTGGGTGAATGTACAGGAGGGATGCCACATTTCAAAACAGTATTATCTTAGACCTTCCCTTCTACCTTATGCTCAGGCAATAATACAAAGAGGAGCCTTTCTCCCGGGGACACTTCATGTTCTTTCTGGCCCAGTTTTCAGGAAGTGTCTTATCACTCCTTACTCCATGCCTGTTTTTCATGAGATGGTTTTTGTATGTGCAGTTAACAGGGGTACAGAGAACAGCTGTATCCAGATGTTGGTGAATAACATTAAAACCAGCATACATTCTCTTCACCAGACTGTTTCCGGCTTTAAACTGAATATCAATCTGCAGGAAGCAATGAGCTTTGAAAAAACTGAGCTAAATGACTTTGCTGCTTTTGAATTTCAGGTTAGTAAAATTCAGTACTTCATCTGTGTGGAGATAGATAATTCAGGCTCCTGTGAGAAGGGCTCCTGTGTGGGAATTATAAGGACAGCTCATTATGAACTAGTAAGCAGTGACTTGGTTGTTGTCTTTGCTTCATTGAATCTTGACCTCCTAGCCATGCTGATCTGTGGAATATCTGACTGGCGAATGCTCTGGACATCAGACACACGGTTCCTCTGTCAATTTCCTAGAGGAGAGTTAAGGCTTTTCAAGAGTTTTTCTCTCTATCCACCTTCCTATGTTCATGATGTCAGCTTTTGGGTTCCTGATGGGGAACAATTTGATGAAGTTGCTTTTCACACCATTGCTAGGCAGGTGTCAGGTGAAATGGTTGTATCCATCCAGTTAATCGACAGTTTCCAGCAGTCAGAGACCGGACGGAAGAGCCTCTGCTACAGGCTGACCTTTCAGTCCTGTGACAAGGCACTGAGCCGCCAGGCGGTGGCAGAGATGCAGCTGCTCTTTCGGAAGGAAATAAACCAATGCTTGCGTGTTACTCTTCGGTAG
- the FDXACB1 gene encoding ferredoxin-fold anticodon-binding domain-containing protein 1 isoform X2 translates to MEPVRCVLLLGEGNFSFAASLCGAAGTHVVATCYESEEEVSGRGRAAESIRRLRERGAEVVFSVDCTKLKDYFLPEKREFDCIYFNFPHCGRKAGVVKNRELLARFFHSSAEVLTEEGEVHVALCNGQGGTPADQPRREWHNSWQIVAVAAGAGFILSNVHPFKAETIHGYKCTGYRSQDKSFCVEGALNHIFTRSTPLLYFKPMTCKIELESQKVSFQVPQVLVDKINRGFLELNSNHPVRTVKEKLTAELSQAFPLQNIDDCLSLLHQGHLNGVCHSNIFWIILSPEETPSTEEVSNGLANAVLFSHVDFCRDTYKNGWVNVQEGCHISKQYYLRPSLLPYAQAIIQRGAFLPGTLHVLSGPVFRKCLITPYSMPVFHEMVFVCAVNRGTENSCIQMLVNNIKTSIHSLHQTVSGFKLNINLQEAMSFEKTELNDFAAFEFQQLVEQTAEASIAWHCEARASEKRSGGSPGDGGGGKRKALWAKGPPCHRSCGHTKASPAPLVPWLALS, encoded by the exons ATGGAGCCGGTGCGCTGCGTCCTGCTGCTCGGGGAGGGCAACTTCTCCTTCGCGGCCTCCCTGTGCGGGGCCGCGGGGACCCACGTCGTGGCCACTTGCTACGAGAGCGAAGAGGAGGTGTCCGGGCGGGGGCGAGCCGCGGAGAGCATCCGGCGGCTGCGGGAGAGAG GAGCTGAAGTTGTGTTTTCTGTGGACTGCACCAAGCTGAAGGACTATTTTTTACcagaaaaaagagaatttgaTTGCATTTATTTCAACTTCCCTCACTGTGGGAGAAAGGCTGGGGTAGTGAAGAATAGAGAGCTGCTTGCCCGCTTTTTCCATAG CTCCGCAGAAGTGTTGACAGAGGAGGGAGAGGTCCATGTGGCTCTTTGCAATGGACAGGGTGGGACACCTGCTGATCAACCAAGGAGAGAATGGCACAACAGTTGGCAAATAGTGGCtgtggcagcaggagctggattTATCTTGAGTAACGTTCATCCTTTTAAAGCAGAGACTATCCATGGATATAAGTGTACAGGCTACAG GAGTCAAGATAAATCTTTCTGTGTAGAGGGTGCTTTAAACCACATTTTCACACGAAGCACGCCACTTCTGTATTTCAAACCTATGACCTGCAAGATAGAACTGGAAAGCcaaaaagtttcttttcaagtACCACAAGTACTTGTGGATAAAATTAATAG ggGTTTCCTAGAACTAAATTCAAATCATCCAGTACGGACAGTAAAGGAGAAGCTCACTGCAGAGCTCAGCCAAGCCTTTCCGTTACAAAACATTGATGACTGCCTTTCTTTGCTCCACCAAGGTCACCTCAATGGTGTCTGTCACTCAAATATCTTTTGGATCATTCTGAGCCCAGAGGAGACTCCAAGCACTGAAGAAGTGTCTAATGGACTGgcaaatgcagttttattttcccATGTTGATTTTTGCAGGGACACATATAAGAATGGCTGGGTGAATGTACAGGAGGGATGCCACATTTCAAAACAGTATTATCTTAGACCTTCCCTTCTACCTTATGCTCAGGCAATAATACAAAGAGGAGCCTTTCTCCCGGGGACACTTCATGTTCTTTCTGGCCCAGTTTTCAGGAAGTGTCTTATCACTCCTTACTCCATGCCTGTTTTTCATGAGATGGTTTTTGTATGTGCAGTTAACAGGGGTACAGAGAACAGCTGTATCCAGATGTTGGTGAATAACATTAAAACCAGCATACATTCTCTTCACCAGACTGTTTCCGGCTTTAAACTGAATATCAATCTGCAGGAAGCAATGAGCTTTGAAAAAACTGAGCTAAATGACTTTGCTGCTTTTGAATTTCAG cagctGGTGGAGCAGACAGCGGAGGCATCCATCGCGTGGCACTGCGAGGCAAGAGCGAGCGAGAAGAGGAGCGGAGGAAGCCCGGGGGACGGcggtggaggaaagagaaaggcacTCTGGGCAAAGGGACCTCCCTGTCACCGGAGCTGTGGTCACACAAAGGCGTCACCTGCACCTTTGGTGCCCTGGCTGGCTTTGAGCTGA